In Hwangdonia lutea, a single window of DNA contains:
- a CDS encoding SusC/RagA family TonB-linked outer membrane protein, with the protein MKQTLLSFPFRKKKNQKLFSLLFFFAFTITCWAQEIEVKGKVTDSNSKQPIPGVNIVVKGTAIGDATDFDGNFSLTVPSKQSVLVISYIGFVTQEIIVGDTNFFTIELIEDAAQLDEVVVTALGIKKETKSLGYAVQEVKGESMVKAREPNVVNSLTGKVAGLTIRNSTDLFADPSISLRGGTPLIVIDGIPSTDNDYWKLNADDIAEISVLKGATASALYGSIGRSGALMITTKRGENGVTRVDYNTSAMFQPSYIRIPKVQTTYGNGDNGSYAYVNGGGGGTEGGGWIWGPKLDQLDPSTPSGFNEVVQYNSPIDPNTGNRIPIPFISRGKDNVKNFFDTGLIYTNNIAVSGGNDKGNFRVTTSHIYQKGVAPNTGLNNSSFGVSGGYNLTDKLKVDASLTYNKQYTKNFPQTGYGPHNQLYNLVLWTGVDVDVRDLRDYWAEGQEGVQQKHFNTSWYNNPYFIAYEALQGYYKDNTYGNLNINYDPTEDFTVNFRTGFNSSTTNRDWKEPQSIIGYGSLSKGDYFLNSSTAFSLNVDLIASYSKEINEDLKFNASVGASTRYWDNRNLSLRTDGLTIPDYYNTANSINPLKGSNWYGKELVNSIYTTLDVEFLRAFYLGITGRQDWVSTLPVKNNNFFYPSVSFSAVISDLVDFGDPISFVKLRGSWANVSDGRTGATYSHLTAYNNGISWNNNSSLNYPSTLLNDDINPETSDTYEVGLDIRFFKSRLKLDATYYSIKETNNIVTVPISITSGFGSRLINGNEYARTGVEFILAGTPIKSDDFRWDIATNWSSSHRTLESVYDGSDRIGNIKVGSRTDQIYSTPYLKTPGGQLIYGSNGFPLNDTFSRRRGYSDANWVYGFQNTFTYKDFSLNVAFDGRLGGLIYSTTNQKMWWSGTHPGTVNEHREAANNGVDSFIGPGVVVVGGDVEYDIYGNITNDTRVYAPNTTKINYISWNKNTSNAVLDHYYSQSFLKLREITLTYNIPQKYTSALNIDKAAISFVGRNLALWSDLPNVDPDSGFDNLQTPSTRNIGFNLNVSF; encoded by the coding sequence ATGAAACAAACTTTACTTAGTTTTCCTTTTCGGAAGAAAAAAAATCAAAAACTGTTCTCGTTGCTGTTTTTTTTCGCATTTACTATTACCTGTTGGGCACAGGAAATAGAAGTTAAAGGAAAAGTTACCGACTCGAATTCGAAGCAACCCATTCCAGGTGTAAATATTGTTGTTAAAGGAACAGCCATTGGCGATGCTACCGATTTTGATGGAAACTTTTCACTCACGGTCCCATCTAAACAATCTGTTTTGGTTATTTCCTATATCGGGTTTGTTACCCAGGAAATTATCGTGGGCGACACCAATTTTTTTACCATCGAATTAATTGAAGATGCGGCTCAACTCGATGAGGTTGTAGTAACGGCTCTAGGTATAAAAAAAGAAACAAAATCTTTAGGATACGCTGTTCAAGAGGTTAAGGGTGAATCTATGGTTAAAGCGCGAGAGCCTAATGTAGTTAACTCTTTAACTGGTAAAGTTGCTGGTTTAACCATTAGAAACAGTACCGATTTATTTGCCGACCCAAGCATATCTTTAAGAGGCGGTACGCCGTTAATTGTAATTGATGGTATTCCTAGTACCGACAACGATTACTGGAAATTAAACGCCGATGATATTGCAGAAATCAGTGTATTAAAAGGTGCCACGGCATCGGCACTTTATGGATCGATTGGTAGAAGTGGTGCTTTAATGATTACCACAAAACGCGGAGAAAATGGCGTTACAAGAGTAGATTACAACACAAGTGCTATGTTTCAGCCCAGTTATATTCGTATTCCAAAAGTTCAAACTACATATGGTAACGGTGATAACGGATCGTATGCTTACGTTAATGGCGGCGGCGGCGGTACCGAAGGTGGCGGTTGGATTTGGGGTCCAAAATTAGACCAATTAGATCCATCAACACCAAGTGGCTTTAACGAGGTTGTTCAGTATAACAGTCCGATCGACCCCAATACGGGAAATCGTATTCCAATTCCATTTATATCAAGAGGAAAAGACAATGTTAAAAATTTCTTTGATACCGGACTGATTTACACAAATAACATTGCTGTTAGTGGCGGAAACGATAAAGGTAATTTTAGGGTTACAACATCTCATATTTATCAAAAAGGCGTTGCGCCAAATACGGGACTTAACAATTCATCATTTGGAGTTTCAGGGGGGTATAACCTAACCGATAAACTAAAAGTTGATGCCTCATTAACGTATAATAAACAATACACTAAAAACTTTCCACAAACAGGATATGGGCCTCACAACCAATTGTACAACTTGGTATTGTGGACTGGTGTTGATGTAGATGTACGGGATTTAAGAGATTACTGGGCCGAAGGTCAAGAAGGTGTGCAGCAAAAACACTTTAATACCTCTTGGTATAATAACCCTTATTTTATTGCTTACGAAGCTTTACAAGGTTACTACAAAGACAATACCTATGGAAACTTAAACATTAATTACGACCCCACTGAGGATTTTACGGTTAATTTTAGGACAGGATTTAACTCGTCTACAACCAATAGAGACTGGAAAGAACCGCAAAGTATTATAGGCTATGGTTCCTTATCAAAGGGCGATTATTTCTTAAACAGCTCGACTGCTTTTTCATTAAATGTCGATCTTATTGCATCGTATTCAAAAGAAATAAATGAAGATCTTAAATTTAATGCAAGTGTTGGGGCTTCAACGCGGTATTGGGATAATAGAAACCTGTCTTTACGTACAGATGGTTTAACTATTCCCGATTATTACAATACAGCAAATTCAATCAACCCATTAAAGGGCTCAAATTGGTATGGTAAAGAGTTGGTTAATAGTATTTACACTACTTTGGATGTTGAGTTTTTACGGGCGTTTTACTTAGGTATTACGGGCAGACAGGACTGGGTGTCCACCTTACCGGTAAAAAACAACAATTTCTTTTATCCATCGGTTTCTTTTTCAGCAGTAATTTCAGATTTAGTTGATTTTGGAGACCCGATTTCATTTGTAAAACTTAGAGGTTCTTGGGCCAATGTATCAGACGGTAGAACAGGAGCAACCTATTCTCACTTAACCGCATATAACAACGGGATAAGTTGGAACAATAACTCTTCATTAAACTATCCGAGCACTTTATTAAACGACGATATTAACCCTGAAACTTCTGATACTTATGAGGTAGGTTTGGATATCAGGTTTTTTAAGAGCAGATTAAAACTTGATGCCACCTATTACAGCATCAAAGAAACCAATAACATTGTTACCGTGCCCATTTCGATAACCTCCGGATTTGGTTCTCGATTAATTAACGGAAACGAATACGCAAGAACAGGTGTTGAATTTATATTAGCGGGAACCCCAATAAAATCGGATGATTTTAGATGGGATATTGCCACCAACTGGAGTAGTAGCCACAGAACATTGGAAAGTGTTTACGATGGTTCCGATCGTATTGGAAATATAAAAGTTGGTTCTAGAACCGATCAAATATATTCTACACCGTACTTAAAAACACCGGGTGGACAGTTAATATATGGTTCTAATGGATTTCCGTTAAACGATACCTTTTCAAGAAGAAGAGGATATTCAGATGCTAATTGGGTGTATGGTTTTCAAAACACTTTTACCTATAAAGATTTTAGTTTAAACGTTGCTTTTGATGGTAGACTTGGAGGTCTTATTTACTCCACTACCAATCAAAAAATGTGGTGGAGTGGCACGCACCCCGGAACCGTAAACGAACATAGAGAAGCGGCCAATAATGGCGTAGATTCTTTTATTGGTCCAGGTGTTGTGGTTGTTGGCGGTGATGTGGAATACGATATTTATGGAAACATTACCAATGATACACGTGTGTACGCACCAAACACAACAAAAATCAACTACATTTCTTGGAACAAAAATACGAGCAATGCCGTTTTAGACCATTATTACAGTCAATCGTTCTTAAAGTTAAGGGAGATTACGCTTACTTATAATATTCCACAGAAATATACTAGCGCATTAAATATTGACAAAGCAGCTATTTCATTTGTGGGAAGAAATTTAGCTTTATGGTCCGATTTACCAAATGTTGATCCAGATTCAGGTTTTGATAATCTTCAAACCCCTTCAACAAGAAACATCGGGTTTAACTTGAACGTGTCATTCTAA